A single genomic interval of Anthonomus grandis grandis chromosome 17, icAntGran1.3, whole genome shotgun sequence harbors:
- the LOC126746164 gene encoding uncharacterized protein LOC126746164 has protein sequence MSLNLVVFVGFCLAVIQALSIPYRDISAESLRKIGESCLDEVHLDPTVVSQVLKTGILSQEEKYKKFLVCSYKKQGYLSHDGKRFNYETLDGMLKFLHYTSEELKQLDHCESIRASEPSELVYENLKCILEGLKKIDRMREMRKIEEELENNMIDTGDEVVVD, from the exons ATGTCACTAAATCTGGTGGTATTTGTGGGCTTTTGCTTGGCAGTAATACAG gCCCTCTCGATTCCTTACCGAGACATTTCGGCAGAGTCCCTACGAAAAATAGGGGAGAGTTGCCTGGACGAGGTCCACCTGGACCCCACCGTCGTCTCCCAAGTGCTGAAAACGGGCATTTTATCCCAAGAGGAGAAGTACAAGAAGTTCCTGGTGTGCAGCTACAAGAAACAGGGTTACTTGTCGCACGACGGTAAAAGATTCAACTACGAAACCCTGGACGGTATGTTGAAGTTTCTCCACTATACCTCGGAGGAGTTGAAGCAGCTGGACCACTGCGAGTCGATCAGGGCGAGTGAACCGAGCGAGTTGGTTTACGAGAACTTGAAGTGCATCTTGGAGGGACTGAAGAAGATCGACAGAATGAGAGAGATGAGGAAGATTGAGGAGGAGTTGGAGAATAATATGATCGATACGGGGGATGAGGTGGTAGTAGATTAG
- the LOC126746082 gene encoding RING finger protein nhl-1 has product MEQFEQLLTCAICLDRYRNPKLLPCQHSFCMEPCLEGLVDYVRRQVKCPECRAEHRIPYQGIQGFPTNVTLQRFLELHIEITGELPDPTSGQVMERCNVCSEKAYCNFCHHCDKKVCEECKGAHMEILRREISRINNQIRRGIHRLQDSLSLVEKNTQNIQTNCLSVSEEIEEIYRRLNKALKDRTEYLRGEIDRYMGTEMRTLTGLKENLEQEVANILSNCDLADKHMNENVDIWDDCELMDAKEIFLKTVEFIRNFEYENTDYSRKIRLILAHDPNQLVLHVAGYGDLNIANSNSPFSQGTSTGGLLQPPGPGLMRSKSDHRLAFRNQEPIYGEQEEQVLSGRKFGERRQQKGDSHSDRYGYRGGDEDYDREVPTRSKYSSRFRRRNTMAEDDSDNETARNVRFHDQQQKTHERERPLDTEDVTRGPLSGITRLADSPRVMKKLQENPTGKKEKKPEAAPQPKPPQVTAPKRAPATRQVSEEDEISRIKKQNKGATTSAEQVTESRPSSDRATVEERHPPARKTPSAAPEAPPSSAEDSEETPNQKKTLTAAATRRPSSEAAHKKTARSPSSDSSSSAESSSSSAVRSTGAPFTTEEVKQKYLAKSDHVAAPQKTFQSRFLNKPATVPPPKQEEEEEEEESETSSEEESETEEESDEPSSKSKMDDAKMAKSDIGALLARSAHARDAQTDNFRKKEDSPVNRSRYSSSADDHANRYGRRRTTTTSEDDPPRYGYTSRFLNKSKSSAAIAHDDEDHSPRYTTTTTSTTTTNDEDSKYPTSRSRYMALKDRRQRLARSRSSQQFGDEEEADDTTSPISPTTSNPSAYLASRGYGTASAHDLARSRSSHALKSRDNSPEKTGGGGGAASEKDGAALSSWARYLKNKYGNRSGGGAKEKEGGGGGGASGGASSSSTAAARRLSLGLPLRSSTELASSDDDSKNMRGSPTTPTTATAAGIAAAAAGTFPRSQYLQKCQQLFQIGGRGSEAGCFTWPRGVAVGPDNTIIVADSSNHRVQVFDSRGRFLKEFGQYGSGEGEFDCLAGVAVNRIGQFIIADRYNHRIQVFDPSGRFLRTFGSQGTADGRFNYPWGIATDALGFIYVCDKENHRIQVFQSDGTFVGKFGTMGSKEGQLEHPHYIAVSNTNKVIVSDSNNHRIQIFDINGKVISSFGVEGSEEGEFKFPRGVAVDDQGYICVADSGNNRIQIFHPDGKFLRALGCWGTQKGEFKGLEGVAMTPDGHILVCDRENHRIQVF; this is encoded by the exons ATGGAACAATTCGAGCAATTACTGACCTGCGCAATATGCCTGGACCGCTACCGTAACCCCAAGCTGCTACCCTGCCAGCACAGCTTTTGCATGGAACCCTGCCTGGAAGGACTAGTCGATTACGTCAGAAGACAG GTGAAATGTCCAGAATGCCGCGCAGAACACCGCATCCCTTACCAAGGCATCCAGGGTTTCCCCACCAACGTGACCCTCCAAAGATTCCTGGAACTCCACATCGAAATCACTGGAGAACTCCCCGATCCCACCAGCGGGCAAGTGATGGAGAGATGCAACGTCTGCTCAGAGAAAGCCTACTGCAACTTCTGCCACCACTGCGACAAAAAGGTGTGCGAGGAGTGTAAGGGGGCCCACATGGAAATCCTCAGACGCGAAATCTCCAGAATAAACAACCAAATCAGACGCGGAATCCATCGGTTGCAAGACAGCCTGTCTTTGGTCGAGAAAAACACGCAGAACATCCAGACCAACTGTTTATCAGTCAGCGAGGAGATCGAGGAGATCTACCGGAGGTTGAACAAAGCTTTAAAGGACCGCACCGAATACTTGCGAGGAGAAATCGATCGTTACATGGGCACGGAGATGCGCACCCTCACAGGCCTCAAGGAAAACTTGGAGCAAGAGGTGGCCAACATACTGAGCAACTGTGACTTGGCCGACAAACATATGAACGAAAACGTCGACATATGGGACGACTGCGAGCTGATGGACGCCAAAGAGATTTTCCTGAAAACCGTAGAGTTCATTAGGAACTTCGAGTACGAAAACACCGACTACAGCAGGAAAATCAGACTGATCCTGGCCCACGATCCTAACCAGCTGGTGCTCCACGTGGCCGGTTACGGAGATTTAAATATCGCGAACAGCAACAGCCCCTTCTCGCAAGGGACCAGTACCGGGGGCCTCCTACAGCCCCCCGGGCCTGGACTAATGCGATCCAAAAGTGACCATAGATTGGCCTTCAGAAACCAGGAGCCCATCTATGGCGAGCAAGAGGAACAAGTGTTAAGCGGGCGTAAGTTCGGCGAGCGACGTCAACAGAAGGGCGACTCCCATAGCGATAGATACGGCTATAGGGGCGGCGACGAGGATTACGATCGCGAAGTTCCAACTCGGTCCAAATATAGCAGTCGCTTCCGCAGAAGAAACACCATGGCGGAAGACGATTCTGATAACGAGACAGCCAGAAACGTGCGCTTCCACGATCAGCAACAGAAAACGCACGAGCGCGAGCGACCTTTGGACACCGAGGATGTGACACGTGGCCCCTTGAGCGGGATCACCCGGCTAGCGGACTCCCCCAGGGTGATGAAGAAGCTGCAAGAGAACCCCACGGGGAAGAAAGAGAAGAAGCCGGAGGCGGCTCCCCAGCCAAAACCGCCCCAAGTGACGGCCCCCAAAAGGGCCCCCGCCACCAGACAGGTGAGCGAGGAGGACGAAATATCGAGgattaaaaagcaaaacaagGGGGCGACCACCTCGGCGGAACAAGTAACAGAGAGTCGCCCCAGTAGCGACAGAGCAACAGTCGAGGAAAGACACCCGCCAGCGAGGAAAACACCATCCGCCGCCCCCGAG GCCCCGCCCAGCAGCGCCGAAGACTCCGAAGAAACCCCCAATCAAAAGAAAACTTTAACAGCAGCAGCAACTAGAAGACCGTCATCAGAGGCTGCTCATAAAAAAACCGCGCGGTCACCAAGCAGCGACTCCTCTTCTTCCGCGGAATCATCCTCCTCCTCGGCGGTGCGCAGCACCGGAGCCCCCTTCACCACCGAGGAAGTGAAACAGAAATATTTGGCGAAGAGCGACCACGTGGCAGCACCACAGAAAACCTTCCAGAGCAGATTCTTGAATAAACCGGCCACCGTGCCTCCCCCCAagcaagaagaagaagaggaggaGGAGGAATCGGAGACCAGCTCAGAAGAAGAGAGCGAAACCGAAGAGGAATCGGATGAGCCGTCAAGTAAGAGCAAGATGGATGACGCGAAGATGGCTAAGAGTGACATAGGGGCTTTGCTAGCTCGCAGCGCGCACGCCCGTGACGCTCAAACAGATAATTTCCGTAAAAAAGAGGATTCTCCCGTGAATCGGTCAAGGTACTCTAGTAGCGCGGACGATCACGCGAACAGGTATGGAAGGCGGCGCACCACGACCACCTCCGAGGACGATCCTCCTCGCTACGGCTACACCAGCCGCTTCCTAAATAAGAGCAAAAGCTCCGCGGCAATAGCGCACGACGATGAGGACCACAGCCCCCGCTACACCACCACCACCACctcaacaacaacaacaaacgACGAAGACTCCAAATACCCCACCAGTAGATCCAGATATATGGCACTGAAAGATCGCAGGCAAAGACTAGCCAGGAGTCGTAGCAGTCAACAGTTCGGTGACGAAGAGGAGGCGGACGACACCACCTCGCCGATTTCACCGACCACCTCGAACCCCTCGGCCTATTTGGCCTCCAGGGGCTACGGTACGGCGTCCGCTCACGATTTGGCCCGAAGTCGATCCTCGCACGCCCTCAAATCTCGCGATAATTCGCCGGAGAAGACGGGGGGCGGCGGGGGGGCCGCCTCCGAGAAAGACGGGGCGGCTCTGAGCTCTTGGGCGAGATATTTGAAGAACAAGTACGGTAACAGAAGTGGCGGCGGGGCGAAGGAGAAGGAGGGCGGAGGCGGCGGAGGGGCGAGTGGCGGTGCGAGTAGCTCCTCGACGGCGGCGGCCAGGCGGTTGTCTTTGGGGTTGCCCTTGCGCTCCTCCACCGAGCTGGCCAGTTCTGATGATGATTCAAAAAACATGCGAGGCTCCCCCACTACCCCAACTACAGCTACGGCGGCCG GTATCGCGGCAGCAGCAGCAGGTACCTTCCCTAGAAGTCAGTACCTGCAAAAATGCCAGCAGCTGTTCCAGATCGGTGGTCGGGGGAGCGAAGCCGGATGTTTCACGTGGCCACGGGGCGTGGCCGTCGGTCCAGACAACACCATCATCGTGGCCGACTCATCTAATCATCGGGTGCAA GTTTTTGATTCTCGCGGACGTTTTTTGAAAGAGTTCGGACAGTACGGAAGCGGAGAGGGGGAGTTCGATTGTCTGGCGGGCGTGGCCGTCAATAGGATCGGCCAGTTCATTATTGCCGACCGCTACAACCATCGGATCCAG GTGTTCGATCCATCTGGGCGATTCCTGCGCACGTTCGGGAGTCAAGGTACCGCAGATGGACGTTTCAACTACCCTTGGGGCATCGCCACTGACGCCCTAGGTTTCATCTATGTGTGCGACAAGGAAAACCACAGAATCCAG GTTTTCCAGTCGGATGGGACCTTCGTAGGGAAATTCGGCACCATGGGAAGCAAAGAGGGTCAACTGGAACACCCCCACTACATCGCGGTATCCAACACCAACAAAGTGATCGTGTCCGATTCAAACAACCACCgcattcaaattttcgatattAACGGCAAGGTGATCTCGTCGTTCGGGGTGGAAGGGTCCGAGGAGGGCGAATTCAAATTTCCACGTGGGGTGGCCGTTGACGATCAGGGTTACATTTGTGTCGCGGACTCTGGAAACAATCGAATCCAGATCTTCCATCCGGACGGGAAGTTCTTGAGGGCCTTGGGGTGCTGGGGCACGCAGAAGGGCGAGTTTAAGGGTCTCGAGGGGGTCGCGATGACCCCCGACGGCCACATCCTGGTGTGCGATCGCGAAAACCATAGGATTcaagtgttttaa